The genomic region AAGGCTGACCAGCGTACTTGTCGGAGATGTATTTTAGGAAGAGGAGGACGAGAACGTAGTCCTTGTACTGGGAGGCGTCCATGCCGCCGCGCAACTCGTCGCAGCTCTGCCAAAGGGAGGAGTAAAGTTCGGATTTCTTGAGGGCCATGAGGGATGGGAAAGTGATGGGTGAGCGCCGCGGAAAGGGAAGCGGAAAAAAGCGGTCTCGCGCCGGCGAGGGCGGCGCGTGGCAGCGTCAGCGAAAGTACGGAGCTAACGAAGGGCTGGGCAACGGGAAAAGTTGGGCTTTTGCGACGGAGATCTGCGGGCTGTCGGGATACGGCCGGGAAGTGGGCGGCAGGTGGTGTGCCGCTGAGGGAGGAAGATTGTCTAATTTTTTAGGTAGGGGATGGCAAGTAAGGCAAATCCCCCTAGGTCGACTTACACGATATCGAAAGGCGACGTCGGCTGGGATCTGGATACACTTTGGTGGATGTTGTCGGTGTCTTTGCACTTGGGGTTGCAAATGGAAATGAAAAGCGCCGCTCCGTGATACGAAGCGGCGCTGAGTTTTGTGAATAGTGACAAGCTTTGCTAGAGTCCGAACGACGTGGAGTCGTCGATGTCCTTCGGCTTCTCAGGCTCGGAATGGTCCTGTTGATTTTTGTCCTCGGGACGCTTCCGTTTCTTGGCTTTCTTCTTTGCCTTGGATGACGGCGGAGGTGGCGACGTTTGAGGATCCAATGCTCCAGCAGGAGGCGACTTGTCGGCATCGTTGGATTTGCCATCGTTTGATGCCGAATCCTCTACTGCGGCAGGTAAGTGCGGAGTGGGGCGAGGCTCTTTTTTTATTTCGCCGAAGCCCGCTGCCTTTATTTTCTTAGCCACCTCCTTGAAGTACTCGTTGACCTTGTCTGCGCTTGGCTTCAGGACCCGCTGCATCACCTGGAATTTCATCTGGAAAGACTCTTCCAGTTCCGCTTCGGAGAGTGCTCTTTTCACATTTTCGTGCAAGGGCATGACGGTGCGGTGTAGGCCTCCGAGGAGTTTCAAAACGCTTTGGGCGTCTAGCACATTTTGGGCGAGGGCTTCTGCGAACTTTTGCAAGGTGTGCTTGGCAGCGTAACCTTCGCGAGCTTCCTGGATCACCCGGGCGAGGTCTTTGTCTTTTGAGAGCTCCTTCAGAAATCGCTCGGTGCTCCGGTCGACGTAGCAACTCAGTACATAGTCAGGCGGTGGTTGTCCGCTCGCAGCGCTCTTTTTGGCGAGCGAGGCCTCGGCTTCGGCGATAACAACCGGGTCGGTGATATGGCCGGTCTTGATAAGTCTCAGCGTCCCGATGAGTCCCTCCCCCGCGCGAGGGGATTTTTGGTTGCCGGGAGTCGGTGGGCCGATCTTTTTTCCATCGTCATCAACCTCGGTGGTTGCGAGGTGGGAGTGTATGGCCCCAGCCTCGGTGTGTAGTATGGACGCCAAGGCCATTGACCTCCAGTCGCACTCGTCCCAGCGACTGGGCAAGGACAGCACGAGTTTTGTGGTGAACGGCCCGAGGTCGTAGCCGTATTTGTCGAGGGCCTTGAGCGCATAGTCGTGCTCGCCAGAAAATGTGATGGTTTCCTTGCGCAAGGGATGCGGCACGTCGTGCCACCGGGTGCGGCGGCCTTTGCCCTTGCCGCGGGACTCGGTCGATTTGCGCTTCCGACGCTTTGCGGCCTTGGCTTCCATGTCGGGCACGAACTCGCCTTTTTTGTACGGGGTGCCGTCGAGTCGCCAGGCCTTGCCGACTCCTAGAGAGCGGTATTGGTAGCCGTCGATCTCGACGTACGCCCTGGTTACGACAAAGGTACGCTCGGTTTCTGCTTCGGTGCGGGAGAGTACCTGATCCTTGCGCGAGCGCTCAGACTCAGGGTCGAGATGTTCCTTTGAGGCTTTGCTGCTGATCGGGCCGCTGCTGGATCGATTTTTTGGCGAGCTCATTGTGCGTTCCCTCCTTCGACGGTGAATGGCTTGGCGATGCCGGTCTTGACGACTTCGGAGACCATGAATTTCAGGTGATCCTTGAGGTCGATCTTGTCCACGTAAGCCCGTGCAGCCTTGCGCCGGGTTTCCTTTTTGGCCAGGAAGGTCAAAATCTCGATTACGAGATAGGCCAGGATGCGGTCGCTGGTGCTGGCCTCGTAGCGCTCAAGGTACGACTTGAGCTCGGAATCGGCGATGAAGCAGGACGTCGCTTCTTGAGGCTTAAGGGATAGGGGCTCCTCAAACGTCGTGTTATTCTCGAAAGCTTCCTCGGCCTTGGCGCGTCCTTTTCGGGCCGCTGATACGGCGGACTCGATGAGGCCGGGCATCGCGGCGAGCGTCAGATCGCGATAGACTTCGATGTACTCGCTGGAGTAGGCCGGCGTCTTGGTTAGATCTCCGCTCAGCAAGCGAGAGATGGTTGTGGTTGGGAGGTAGTAACAGGCGACAGAGTCGTCGGTACCCTCGCGGTTCGGTGTTATGTTTTTGCTCATGGCGAGGGTTCCTATGAATCGTTAGTTCGCTCGCGAAAGTGTTTGGGCGAAAAAAGTTAATCTTTTTTTGCCCGATTTGTGGCGGGCAATGTCGCCAAGGGATATCTTCGGGCAGGTAGTGCTTGACGTAGCCTAGGTCTGATCGCCGTCGCTTTGGAGCGCTGCGAGGATGGAAGCGATCATCAATAGCTCTGGCTTCGATTTGCGGACACCGTTTTGTAAAGCCAGCTGCAGGTTTCGCGGCAGCTCGCGGTACACGCCGTCGGCGAGCAGCTTGAGTTGCTCGGCGATGCCAAGCGCGAGTTTGGTTTCCCCGCTTAAATCTGAGGGACTCGATACCTGTGTCTTGGATTTAGGCAGCTCGACGTAGAAACCGAGTAGGTGCTGTTTCGTAAAACCAAGTTTGTTGGCCTCTTCCAGGTTTGGTTCTGCTCGCATGAGTTTCGAAACCTCAGCGAGCTGGTCGAGCGTGTACTCGACCGCGGTTCTGTTTCGCTTTTGCGGCGCGAGGTGAGGGTGAGTCGCGTCGATTCTGATCAGGGTTGGTCGCGAGGTTCCAAGCAGCCTAGCGGCTGAGGATCTAGTAAGGCGTGATGTTTCTTCCATCCTCCTTCTATGCGCCTTACGAGGACGAGTCCAAATCGGTGGACGATGGACAGGGTAGACGCTCTCAAAAACTTTTTTTTGCTTTGGCTACCTTAAATAAAATAGGGGTAGCATGGCACTAGATCATGCAGTTAGGAACGACCCTAAGGGTCAGTTGACAGTAACCGTCGACGGTCGGAGCTACAGGCTCGACCATCGCATTCACTACATCGGAGGCAAAAAGAAACCTAGCAGGCATCTCTACCTCCGAATGTCCGTGCGGGGCAAGCAAGGCTGGATCAATCTCAAAACCAGCGATCCAGACTTGGCTGTCTTGGCGGCGCGAGAAAAGATACGAGGCGGCTTACCGCTCGAAGGCGAGGAGGTCGATTTTTCGCAGGCTACCGTTGCTCAGTTCTTGGCTGCCTTTAAGGCTCTTGGAATTTTGCCGCCGAAGACCTACCGAGACTACCGCAACAAGGTTCTGCGAGTCGTAGCGTGGATCAAGGGTATCGAGATTCCAAGTGTAACGACAGGGCCGAGGCGCAAGGCTTTTGAGCGAAAGGTGGGAGCCGTAAGGCTCTCGACGATCAAGGAGCAGGATCTGATGGCCTGGCGGGAACGCCAGGTGGAGCTCTGCCGTCGCGACTCGGAAAAGCGGCAGAGTCCACGGTCACCGAACGGGCTGATCGCTGCCTGGTGGGCAGTGTTTAGGAAGTCGTCGCTTTGGGATCTATTCGGTCTATCGAGTTTCCCTGGCTTGGATTTAAAGAAGCTCAAGACCAAGAAAGTCGTTTTTCGAACATTGGTGCCTCTGCAGGGCTTGATTGATAAAGCGAATCAAGAGCTCAAGGAGCAGGACCCCGATTGCTACGACCTGTTTCTGCTCGCTACTGCTCTGGGGCTCCGGCTCAAGGAAGCGGACATGTTGTTGTGGTCGGCTTTTGATTTTGATCGCAAGATTCTCAGTCTCAGGGCGAGCGTCTTGTATGGATACAAGAGCTACCAGTCTGAGGGGGATGTCAAAATCTATAACGACAAGGTTCTGGCTCATTTCCGTTCGCGCTTTGAAAATCGCATCGGCGACTTCGTCCTGCCGTCTGACCGCCCGGCCGGGGAAGACAAAGAGACTACCTACTATCGCTGCGAGCCGACGGCCGATCGATTGAAGGCATGGCTTCGCTCGCATGGTGTTGTATACGAAAAGCCGATACATTACCTGAGGGGGGCGGGTGGAAACCAAGTCCGCATTGATAACGACATTTTCGCGGCACAATGCTTCCTGAGGCATGCCAGCGTTCAAACGACCATTGAGTTCTATTCCGAAGTCGATACGAGTTACAGTACGACTCTGGAATTCTAGGTTCTTTCGGGAAGTCTAACTAGCAGAACCCCAGTTTTGCGTTGCTGACGTGCACGCGGCTGGGGATTTTTTGTTGTTTGGCCACTCGGTACATCGCATGGTGACCGTGCCGATCAAACGCGAAGACCGCTTGGAGTTCTGAAAGTGTCGCTTGGGAAGTTGCGATGGCTTCTGAGCAGTCGGCCCGGATTGGGGACTCTTGGGCCTGAGCTCTGGTCTATTCGACGGCGAAAGGGTCGGAGACCGGCTGGGTGGTAAATCCTTCCGAAAAGTGCGATTCGGATGCCTTGTCGGAATGTCCTTGCCGCTTGCCGTTCACGGAGGCAGTTTCTCGGACGAAAGGCGAATCTAGTACAGAACTAGTACAGAATCGGAAACCGCTTTACAAGCGATCCAGTCGAAATCCATAAGTCATTCAAAATAAACGACTTATGGTAGGCCCGCTCGGACTCGAACCGAGGACCAATGGATTATGAGTCCACTGCTCTAACCGACTGAGCTACAGGCCCAACACAGGTGAAAAACAAGACAAGGTCTGTTTCTCGGCCGTTTGTCAACTCCGAGCAGTGGTCGGGTCAGCAGTGTAGTCGCATTCGCGACGGGATCTTGGCTTACGCCTCGGAACGAATCGACTGGGCAACAGGCCCACTCTTGGTGGAAATTCGAACGAAGTCTGTTCCGATTCGCTTTGTTAGCATCCGAGCGGCGCATGAGTTCGCCGTGTAACGTAGCTTCGGGGTCAGGCGCTCAGGACCTTGTCCTCTTGCTGGTACGACGATATGACCTCGTCTACGATTACGGGAATCGCGGCGAAGGACTTGGCTTTCGAGTCTTCAAACCTCTGGTCGCCGAACTCTTGGTATTCGATGCCTTCCTGCCAGGAATGGGACACTCCGAAGTATCGCGAGAATACTTCGATATGAGGGTGAAGGTGATTCCAGTCGGCTCGTATGCCGTCGCCGGTGAAGCCGAATTCTCCGCTAGTGGTCAAAGTCACCATGCGCTTGCCTGAGAGAATGGGTTCTAAGGGGAAGTCGCCTCGTCCAAGGTCGAATGAAAACGTTTCTCCGACCCGCACGACTTGATCGACCCAGGCTTTTACGGCTGCCGGCACTCCGTAGTTGTGCATGGGAGTGGCGAGCACCAGGACGTCCGCCGCTTTTAGCTCGCTGATCGCTTGGTCCGAATATGCGAGCAGCTCTCGCTGCGTTGCGTTTCTTTCCTCAGGTGGCGTGAAGACGGCCGCTATCCATTTCTCGGAAACGAATGGCGGGGGCTCGACGCCCACGTTACGGGTAATGATTTTGGAGCCTGGAATCCGGCTTAGCCAGCTCTCCTCGAAGCTGCTCGCCATTCTTCGCGAGAGCGAGCGTTCCCCGCGAGGGCTTCCATTGATGATGAGTACGGTTGGTGTGTGGTTCATGCTTACTTATCAGTAGGTAGGTTTTGGTTGATAAAAAAAATCAGACGGGTAGGTTCGATGTCCGGTAGGACTGCGTGAGCTTTCGAAAGAGCTCTGGATCGGCATTGTTGTGAGCCATCAGGAAGGCGCCGTAGACGAGGGCGACGCATCGGTCCCCGAGGCCTGGGGTCCAGTTTTTGCCCTCCGGATCGGCCTCTTGGAAGGCTTTCTCCAGCCACTTCGAGGCTTCGCCGAAAAACCTCGTCGCGTACTCGTTCATCTCTGCGGGCACCACATCGCGATCGGATGCGGCGCTGGCGAACAGGCAGAACAGGCCATCGTCCAGCGTCTTTGAGAACAGCTCTAGGAAATGGTCGAGTCGCTTTTCGGGCGGCAAATCATCTGCAGCCCGGAGGTAGGCCATGTCGCTCTCGTAGTAGCGCGCGGCGAGTTCTCTGCCGAGATCCGCCTTGGTCGGAAAGTGGTAGTGGATCGCGGCCGACTTGACTCCGATTTCGGCCGCCAGGTCTCGGAAGGAAAAACCTCGGAATCCGGCCTTCTGGGTGTGCCTCAAGGCGATGTCGAGTATGCGTTCCTTCGTTTTCATGTTTACTTATCAGTAGGTAGGTAAACGTGTGCGTTGGGCAAACGACTGCGTGGCGGTTTCGCGATGGCGGGGCGACGGGGGGAAGCTCTCGGAGGGAGCGGCGAGACTGATGTCTCCGAGGGCAGCAGATTTTTTGGGAATCGGCTTCCGCGATCGTTTCGTTTGTAAATTGGCGTTTGAAACTGGGTTGAGGGAGCGGCGTGCCCGGCGGTCACGCCCTACCTGTCGATTGGCTCCCTTCTTTAGGAGATTCCGGGGCTTTCTTCCATGGCTGCGGAGATGCGGGCTGAGACTTCGTCGAAGCTGGCTTTGCCGTCTATGCGCGTCACGCCGTGCAGCTGGTTGTACTTGCGGATCACGGGAACGGTTTTCATTTCGTGCTCTTCCAGGCGTTTGACGATCTTTTGCGTGCTGCTGTCGTAGGGCATGCAGCGCTCGGTTTTGCTGCGGGCGTCCAAGCGTCGGATCAGCTCCAAGGTGGGCACTTCTATTTCGATGACCTTGGATATGGAGGAGCCGTGCTTTTGCAGCAGACCATCGAGAATGTAGGACTGCACCAAGGTTCTGGGAAATCCTTTGAAGATGAAGCCTTTGACGTCGCCGGCGTTTTCGATGCGACGCTCGATCAGCGGCACCACGATTTCGTCCGGGACCAACTGGCCGCTTTCGTAGAGGGCCTTGATCTTTTTTCCCAGTTCCGTGTTGGCGGCGATCTCTTCCTCCAGCATGGGGCCGGTGGCCACGAACTCCAGGCCGTACTTCGCGGCGAGGGCTTTTCCTTGTGAACCGCGGCCCGAGCCCGGATAGCCGAAGATGACCACGTTGAGTAGAGTCTTGCGTAGTTCCTGCTCCACTACGTCCTTGATGGACGCGTAGACCTTGTCGATAGGAGCCGTCGCGTCCACGTCGTGGCACAGCCCCCTCTCCTTGTAGAACTGGAGCACCGGCAGGGTCTTTTCATTGTATTCGCGCAGGCGGTTTCGGATCACGACTTCATTGTCATCGCTGCGGCCCGAGCTCTGGCCGCGCTTGAGGAGTCTTTCGACGGATACCTCTTCCGGTACCTGCAGATTGATCAGACAGGTCAGAGAGCTGTGCAGTTTGATCATCAGGCCTTCGAGGATGTAGGCCTGAATGTAGGTGCGGGGAAAGCCATCGAATAGAAAGCCCTTCGCCTGACGGTTGTCGGTGATGAATTTCTCTATGATTTGAACGATGATTTCGTCCGAAACGAGCCCGCCCTCTGCGATGATGCTGCGGGCTTCCTCTCCCAAGGGTGTTTTGTCCGCCATTTCGCGGCGCAAGATTTCGCCGGTGGAAATGTAGTGCAGTTTGTAGTCCTGAATCAGTCGCTCCGACTGTGTTCCTTTGCCTGCTCCTGGAGGTCCGAATAACGCGATATTCAACATGGCTGCTTTTGCTTGGAAGAGATAGAAATCTTTATCTAAAGCCCGAGGGGGAGAAGCGCAAGCGTGCCGGCGTCGCTTTCGATAGATAAGTCCCTAACGCCGAACGTGCTGTGGCTTTATCATCACAACCACGCGTGAGGAGTCGCACAGTCGGCGGGTGGAGTTTTGACTTGGCGAAATCGGGATCAACGGACTGCTGCAAGCGTTGTGGGCCGGTTTGACGTTTTATTCGAAATCTTCGGTTTGCGAGGGGAGCGCTTTGCTTTTAGGTTGCCAGCATGAATGCGAAGTATTTGGAGGCGGTGGTTCATCCGGCTCAAGTCTATGGCTCGCCGGATGACGTTTTGAGTGATCTGTCCCTCAGCCGGGCGGAGAAGCGCGAGGTGCTGGAAAGCTGGGAATCGGAGGCCATCCACCGTTGCGAGGAACCGAAGAGGATCTCGCTGCGCAGCGCCTCGAACGATCAGGGCTTGAGCGCGATCCGACGGGCTTTGGACGCTCTTTAGAGCGTTGCAGACCGGAAGGTTTTTTCAGGAAACCCAGTCCGCGATGTCGGCGGCGATTTCGCGGTAGGCGAGCTCGCTGAACATATGCGACTCGCCGGGGCGTTCCACCAGCTTGATCTTGGCGGTGGTTGCCGCGGAAAGGGCTGCGTGGCTGTCGGAAAGGGGCACAACGTCGTCGTCGGCGCCATGGAAGAGCAGCCAAGGTTGCGTGAGCGTTTCGGCGGCCTTTAGCGTGTCTCCGATAGCGAGGGCGTCGTCCCAAGCCTTTTGCGAGAGCGGGCAGGTGGGCTCGTCCCACATGAAGCCTTGTCCGGGCGTGGCGTTTCCGAACTCGCGTTTGAAGAACTCGGCGGTGTGGACCATGCCGGCGAGCGACACCAAGGTTTGGATACGGTAGGGCTCTTCGGCGGCGACGAGGGCGCCGACGGCTCCGCCCATGCTATGGCCGACGTAGATGATGTGGCGTTGCGGGCTGGAGAATTCGTCCAGCAGGTCGGTGAGGTCCTGGGTTTCGCTGGTGATGGTGCAGTCTTCGAAGCGCCCTTGCGACTTTCCGTTTCCGGTGAAGGAGAAACGCAGGGCGGGGATGCCTCGCATCGCCAGCTGGTCGGCCAGTCCTTTGATCAGCGGGCGGTCCTTGTTGCCGGTAACTCCATGTCCGATAAGGGCGAGGTAGCGTGTATTGGGCGCAGGGTGGAAGGTGGCGTCGATGCGCTGGCCGTAGCGGTTTTTGAGCGTCGATGTATCCATTTTTCTGAAAGAAACAGTTGAGAACGAAGAACTGCGAAGTGTGTAGTTGCTTAAAAACTACATCAACGGGTCGTGATCGCGGCCGGGAAAGGTGAGCTCGGAGACGGCGGATTTGTCGAGCTCGCCTTTGTCGGCGTCGATGAGCTTGCGGTATTGAGCCTCGGTGGCTTCGGAGAGCGGCACGGTGACGCCGCTGGCTTTGGCGAGGGCGTTGGCGATGCTCGAGTCCTTAGCGGCGTGGGCGGCGGAGAAGTAGCAGTCGTGGTCGCGGGCGATCATGTCGTCGCCGTCGGTCTCCAGCACGCGAGAATTGGCCCCGGTCTGGGAGAAGACTTTCTTGAGGACTTGCAGGTCCAGGCCGAGAGCGGCTCCCAGCCCCAGGCCTTCGGCGAGTCCGGCGGTGTTGATGTTCATGACCATATTGACCAGAGCCTTGACCTTGGCGGCGCTGCCGATGGGACCGATGTATTGAAGATCTTGTGACAAGTCTTCGAGAAGCGGCTTGTTTTTCTGAAAAACGTCTTCGTCGCCTCCGATCATCAGGTAGAGCGTGCCGTTGCGGGCTTGAGGGATGGAGGAGGCCATGGCGGCTTCGAGAGCTTCGGCTCGGGCCTCTTTGGCGGCGGCGGCCGCAGCTTGGTGGGCTTCGGGCGAAAGGGTGGCGCAGTTGATGAAGGTTTTGCCGGCGACCTCGCTGAGGTTTTCCTTTGAAAAGAGCTCGGCCATGGCTTCGTCGTCGGGGATGACGGTGAAGATGATTTTGGCGGACTGGATGGCTTCGGCGGCGGAGCTGGCGGCGACGGCGTCGACTTCTGGAGCCACCAGCTCGGTGGCGGTCTTGTTGATATCGTAGACGCTAGCGATAGAGTAGCCAAGGTCTTTGAGGTGACGGGCCATGTTGGCGCCCATGCGGCCGAGGCCGATGAAGGAGATGGGTGTGTCTTTCATGCGTGCGGAGTGATGGATTGGCGGAATTCCCGTTGAAACACAGATTTCGGATCGAGTCACGGAAAGAGCTAATTGTTAAGGGGAGACGCGATGGTGGGGGTCGCGATTGCGTCTGCCGGTTGCGAGTTGGGGCAAGTCGCGTTAGGGTGTAGCCTATGCAGACGAAATACGAGAAAGCTGTGGGAAACCCGGGGCAGGTTTACGGCCGCCCTGAGGACGTATTGAGCGACGAGGAACTGAGCGCGGAGCAGAAGCGCGAGGTCTTGAAGGAGTGGGAGGCCGAGGCGATCCACTTGCAGGAATCGGCCGCGGAAGGTTTCGGAGGGGGCGAGCGCAGCCGTCTGGACGAAATCGAAGCGGCTCTTTCGAAGCTGGAGAGTTAGGCGGCCGCGCCTGGCGCTGCGCCAGCGTTTTTCGAGTTCAGGTCTCGGCTCGATTGGTCGGGGAGCTTTTCTTCTTCGGGTTGTACCGGCTGAAGAAGCGGGCTTCGGAGTCGGCGTCGCTGATGAGGATCAGCTCGGTGCCCTCGGTGATAGGCGTGTGAGGGTTCGGGGGCGCTTGCATGCCTTGATCGGCGATCATGGCGATGACGTTGCAGCCGGTGTTGAGCACTAGGTTCTCTTCGAGCAGGGTTTTGCCTTGGAGATCGGGCGGGGCTTGGACCTTGAAGATATTGAGCCCTTCGGCGACCATGAGCACGTCGCTGTGCTTGAAGTAGTTTGAAAGAATGTTGGCGCCCATGGAAGCGTAGGAGAGCACGATGTCGGCTCCCGCGCGGTGGAGTTCGCTGATGGTTTCCGGTTGGGTGGCTCGACAGATGATCTGGATGTCGGGACGGAGCTTGCGGCAGAAGATGGTGAGGTAGACCTCCAGGTCGTCGTCGTGGGAGGTGATCACCACGGTGCGTGCGTCGATGATGCCCGCTTCCTGCAGCACTTCGAAGGAGGAGGCGTCCCCGCGCACGCCCTTGTCGCCGAAAGGCTTGAGCAAGTGGGGGGACCGATCGACCACGCGGTAGTTGGCGTTTTCGCTCTCCAGGGTGCGGCAGACCGCGGCGCCCACGCGGCCGGCTCCGATGACGATGATCAAGCTTTGGGTTTCGTCGGACTTGCGGTAGAGCCGGTCGAAGGTCTCCAGCTGGGTTTCGGATCCCGCGAGCAGCAGCACGGTGTTGCGGTTGATGGTGGATTGGGGGCGGGCGATGAGGAATTCGCCGCGTTCCCACAGGCCGATGACGTTGACCCCGGCGCTGGCTCGCAGGTTGGCTTCGGCGAGGGTCTTGCCCTCGAGCTCCGGGGTGTTGGCGACCGCTTCGGCGATGAAGAGGTCTTCGAACTGGGCGACCTTGTGGGTGATGGACTTGCCGCCGTGGGAGCGGCGGGCGAGGGCTTCGCCGACGAGAGAGGGCAATTGGAAGGTCTTGTTGGCTCCGGAGAGGCGGATCACGTCGCGGGAGGATTTTGACTCCGCGGAAGCGATGATCGGGATGTCTTCGCGAAAGGAGCGGATGGTGAAGGCGAGGCGGGAGTTTTCGAAGTCGTTTCCCGTCAGGGCCACCATGCCCGCATGTTGGAGACGCAGGCGCTCGTAGGTGTCGGGCTGCCGCGGGTCGCCCCAGTAGGCATTGACGCCCAGGTCGGTGAGGCGGATGCACTCCTCCTGCTCGGAGGCGAGCAAGGCGTAGTCGTTTCCGTGGCGTTCCAGCTTTTCGATCAGGGCGGCGGAGACGGGATCGTAGTTGAGCAGGATGACGTGGCCTTCGACGTCGGGAGAAACGCGCTCGCGGATGGCGCGTTTGGCCCGGCTTTCGACCCAAGGGGCGTAGAAGAATTCGATCAGGGTGAAGGGCAGCAGGACCAGCAGGAAGACCACTCCGGTGAGCAGCACGATGATGCTGAAGATGCGGCCCAGGTCGGAGTGGAAGGTGATGTCGCCGAAGCCCAGAGTCGACATGACGGTGAGGGACCAGTAGACGCCGGTGAGCCAGGAATGCTGTTGTCCCTCCCAGGCCATGATGACGTGGAAGAGCACGCTGAAGATGGCGACTACAATCACCAGGATAACGATGAAGCGCAGTAGCAGGCGCAGGTTGCGGCGGCGGGATTCGGATTCGCCGCGCAGGAAGGACAGGGCGCTGGAGGTGAGGAATTTCAAGAGATCTTTTGCGGAACGTTGGACGGTTTTCTAACCACAGATAACACAGATTTTTGGGATCTTGTATAGCGTGTTTTCTGGGAGAAAGGA from Pelagicoccus sp. SDUM812003 harbors:
- a CDS encoding NAD(P)H-dependent oxidoreductase, which translates into the protein MNHTPTVLIINGSPRGERSLSRRMASSFEESWLSRIPGSKIITRNVGVEPPPFVSEKWIAAVFTPPEERNATQRELLAYSDQAISELKAADVLVLATPMHNYGVPAAVKAWVDQVVRVGETFSFDLGRGDFPLEPILSGKRMVTLTTSGEFGFTGDGIRADWNHLHPHIEVFSRYFGVSHSWQEGIEYQEFGDQRFEDSKAKSFAAIPVIVDEVISSYQQEDKVLSA
- a CDS encoding TetR/AcrR family transcriptional regulator; translated protein: MKTKERILDIALRHTQKAGFRGFSFRDLAAEIGVKSAAIHYHFPTKADLGRELAARYYESDMAYLRAADDLPPEKRLDHFLELFSKTLDDGLFCLFASAASDRDVVPAEMNEYATRFFGEASKWLEKAFQEADPEGKNWTPGLGDRCVALVYGAFLMAHNNADPELFRKLTQSYRTSNLPV
- a CDS encoding adenylate kinase; amino-acid sequence: MLNIALFGPPGAGKGTQSERLIQDYKLHYISTGEILRREMADKTPLGEEARSIIAEGGLVSDEIIVQIIEKFITDNRQAKGFLFDGFPRTYIQAYILEGLMIKLHSSLTCLINLQVPEEVSVERLLKRGQSSGRSDDNEVVIRNRLREYNEKTLPVLQFYKERGLCHDVDATAPIDKVYASIKDVVEQELRKTLLNVVIFGYPGSGRGSQGKALAAKYGLEFVATGPMLEEEIAANTELGKKIKALYESGQLVPDEIVVPLIERRIENAGDVKGFIFKGFPRTLVQSYILDGLLQKHGSSISKVIEIEVPTLELIRRLDARSKTERCMPYDSSTQKIVKRLEEHEMKTVPVIRKYNQLHGVTRIDGKASFDEVSARISAAMEESPGIS
- a CDS encoding alpha/beta fold hydrolase, coding for MDTSTLKNRYGQRIDATFHPAPNTRYLALIGHGVTGNKDRPLIKGLADQLAMRGIPALRFSFTGNGKSQGRFEDCTITSETQDLTDLLDEFSSPQRHIIYVGHSMGGAVGALVAAEEPYRIQTLVSLAGMVHTAEFFKREFGNATPGQGFMWDEPTCPLSQKAWDDALAIGDTLKAAETLTQPWLLFHGADDDVVPLSDSHAALSAATTAKIKLVERPGESHMFSELAYREIAADIADWVS
- a CDS encoding NAD(P)-dependent oxidoreductase; this encodes MKDTPISFIGLGRMGANMARHLKDLGYSIASVYDINKTATELVAPEVDAVAASSAAEAIQSAKIIFTVIPDDEAMAELFSKENLSEVAGKTFINCATLSPEAHQAAAAAAKEARAEALEAAMASSIPQARNGTLYLMIGGDEDVFQKNKPLLEDLSQDLQYIGPIGSAAKVKALVNMVMNINTAGLAEGLGLGAALGLDLQVLKKVFSQTGANSRVLETDGDDMIARDHDCYFSAAHAAKDSSIANALAKASGVTVPLSEATEAQYRKLIDADKGELDKSAVSELTFPGRDHDPLM
- a CDS encoding NAD-binding protein codes for the protein MKFLTSSALSFLRGESESRRRNLRLLLRFIVILVIVVAIFSVLFHVIMAWEGQQHSWLTGVYWSLTVMSTLGFGDITFHSDLGRIFSIIVLLTGVVFLLVLLPFTLIEFFYAPWVESRAKRAIRERVSPDVEGHVILLNYDPVSAALIEKLERHGNDYALLASEQEECIRLTDLGVNAYWGDPRQPDTYERLRLQHAGMVALTGNDFENSRLAFTIRSFREDIPIIASAESKSSRDVIRLSGANKTFQLPSLVGEALARRSHGGKSITHKVAQFEDLFIAEAVANTPELEGKTLAEANLRASAGVNVIGLWERGEFLIARPQSTINRNTVLLLAGSETQLETFDRLYRKSDETQSLIIVIGAGRVGAAVCRTLESENANYRVVDRSPHLLKPFGDKGVRGDASSFEVLQEAGIIDARTVVITSHDDDLEVYLTIFCRKLRPDIQIICRATQPETISELHRAGADIVLSYASMGANILSNYFKHSDVLMVAEGLNIFKVQAPPDLQGKTLLEENLVLNTGCNVIAMIADQGMQAPPNPHTPITEGTELILISDADSEARFFSRYNPKKKSSPTNRAET